The Bubalus bubalis isolate 160015118507 breed Murrah chromosome 1, NDDB_SH_1, whole genome shotgun sequence genome includes a region encoding these proteins:
- the SLC5A3 gene encoding sodium/myo-inositol cotransporter produces the protein MRAVLETADIAIVALYFILVMCIGFFAMWKSNRSTVSGYFLAGRSMTWVAIGASLFVSNIGSEHFIGLAGSGAASGFAVGAWEFNALLLLQLLGWVFIPIYIRSGVYTMPEYLSKRFGGHRIQVYFAALSLILYIFTKLSVDLYSGALFIQESLGWNLYVSVILLIGMTALLTVTGGLVAVIYTDTLQALLMIVGALTLMVISMMEIGGFEEVKRRYMLASPNVTSILLTYNLSNTNSCNVHPKKDALKMLRNPTDEDVPWPGFILGQTPASVWYWCADQVIVQRVLAAKNIAHAKGSTLMAGFLKLLPMFIIVVPGMISRILFADDIACINPEHCMQVCGSRAGCSNIAYPRLVMKLVPVGLRGLMMAVMIAALMSDLDSIFNSASTIFTLDVYKLIRKSASSRELMIVGRIFVAFMVVISIAWVPIIVEMQGGQMYLYIQEVADYLTPPVAALFLLAIFWKRCNEQGAFYGGMAGFILGAVRLTLAFAYRAPECDQPDNRPVFIKDIHYMYVATALFWITGLITVIVSLLTPPPTKEQIRTTTFWSKKSLVVKESCSPKDEPYKMQEKSILRCSENSEAINHVIPNGKSEDSIKGLQPEDVNLLVTCREEGNPVASLGHSEAETPVDAYSNGQAALMGEKERKKEAEDGSQYWKFIDWFCGFKSKSLSKRSLRDLMEEEAVCLQMLEEPPQVKVILNIGLFAVCSLGIFMFVYFSL, from the coding sequence ATGAGGGCTGTACTGGAGACAGCAGACATTGCCATAGTGGCCCTGTATTTTATCCTGGTCATGTGCATTGGTTTTTTTGCCATGTGGAAATCTAATAGAAGCACCGTGAGTGGATACTTCTTGGCGGGGCGCTCTATGACCTGGGTAGCAATTGGTGCCTCTCTATTTGTGAGCAATATTGGGAGTGAGCACTTCATTGGGCTGGCAGGATCTGGAGCCGCAAGTGGATTTGCAGTGGGCGCATGGGAGTTCAATGCCTTGCTGCTTTTGCAACTTCTGGGATGGGTTTTCATCCCGATTTACATCCGGTCGGGGGTATACACCATGCCTGAATATTTGTCCAAGCGATTTGGTGGCCATAGGATTCAGGTCTATTTTGCAGCGTTGTCTCTGATTCTCTATATCTTCACCAAGCTCTCTGTGGATCTGTATTCGGGTGCCCTCTTTATCCAGGAGTCTTTGGGTTGGAACCTCTATGTGTCTGTCATCCTGCTCATTGGCATGACCGCTTTGCTGACCGTCACCGGAGGCCTTGTCGCAGTAATCTACACAGACACCTTGCAGGCTCTGCTCATGATCGTTGGGGCACTCACACTTATGGTGATTAGCATGATGGAGATTGGCGGGTTTGAGGAAGTTAAGAGAAGGTACATGTTGGCCTCACCCAATGTCACTTCCATCCTGCTGACGTACAACCTTTCCAACACAAATTCTTGTAATGTCCACCCCAAGAAAGACGCACTGAAAATGTTGCGGAACCCAACAGATGAAGACGTTCCTTGGCCTGGATTCATCCTTGGGCAGACCCCGGCTTCAGTCTGGTACTGGTGTGCTGACCAGGTCATCGTGCAGAGGGTCCTAGCAGCCAAAAACATTGCTCATGCCAAAGGCTCCACCCTGATGGCCGGCTTCCTGAAGCTTCTGCCAATGTTTATCATAGTGGTCCCCGGAATGATTTCCCGGATACTGTTTGCCGATGACATAGCTTGCATCAACCCCGAGCACTGCATGCAGGTGTGTGGAAGCAGAGCTGGGTGCTCTAACATTGCCTACCCGCGCCTCGTGATGAAGCTGGTTCCCGTGGGCCTCCGGGGCCTGATGATGGCCGTGATGATTGCCGCTCTGATGAGTGACTTGGACTCCATCTTCAACAGCGCCAGCACCATATTCACCCTCGACGTGTACAAACTCATCCGCAAGAGCGCCAGCTCCCGGGAACTGATGATCGTGGGCAGGATATTTGTGGCCTTCATGGTGGTGATCAGCATCGCGTGGGTGCCCATCATCGTGGAGATGCAAGGAGGCCAGATGTACCTTTACATCCAGGAGGTAGCTGACTACCTGACGCCCCCAGTTGCAGCCCTGTTCCTTCTGGCCATTTTCTGGAAGCGCTGCAATGAACAAGGGGCTTTCTATGGTGGAATGGCGGGCTTTATCCTTGGAGCAGTCCGCTTGACACTGGCCTTTGCCTACCGTGCCCCGGAATGTGACCAACCTGATAACAGGCCAGTCTTCATTAAAGACATCCATTACATGTATGTGGCCACAGCGTTGTTTTGGATCACAGGACTCATTACTGTAATTGTTAGTCTTCTCACACCACCTCCTACGAAGGAACAGATTCGCACCACCACCTTTTGGTctaagaagagcctggtggtcaaGGAGAGCTGCTCCCCAAAAGATGAACCGTACAAAATGCAAGAGAAGAGCATTCTGAGATGCAGTGAGAATAGCGAGGCCATCAACCACGTCATCCCCAATGGGAAGTCTGAGGACAGCATCAAGGGCCTGCAGCCGGAAGATGTGAATCTGTTGGTGACCTGCAGAGAGGAGGGCAACCCAGTGGCTTCCTTAGGTCATTCGGAGGCAGAAACACCCGTGGATGCGTATTCCAACGGGCAGGCAGCGCTCATgggtgagaaagagagaaagaaagaagcagaggaCGGAAGCCAGTACTGGAAGTTCATCGATTGGTTTTGTGGCTTTAAAAGTAAGAGCCTCAGCAAGAGGAGTCTCAGAGACCTGATGGAGGAGGAGGCTGTTTGTTTACAAATGTTGGAAGAACCTCCACAAGTTAAAGTAATACTCAATATTGGACTTTTTGCTGTGTGTTCACTTGGAAttttcatgtttgtttatttctccttatgA